In a genomic window of Myotis daubentonii chromosome 18, mMyoDau2.1, whole genome shotgun sequence:
- the KIRREL1 gene encoding kin of IRRE-like protein 1 isoform X2 — MLSLLVWILTLSDTFSQGTQTRFSQEPADQTVVAGQRAVLPCVLLNYSGIVQWTKDGLALGMGQGLKAWPRYRVVGSADAGQYNLEITDAELSDDASYECQATEAALRSRRAKLTVLIPPEDTRIDGGPVLLLQAGIPYNLTCRAFNAKPAATIIWFRDGTQQEGAVASTELLKDGKRETTVSLLLINPTDLDIGRVFTCRSMNEAAPSGRETSIELDVHHPPTVTLSIEPQTVQEGERVVFTCQATANPEILGYRWAKGGFSIEDAHESHYETNVDYSFFTEPVSCEVYNKVGSTNVSTLVNVHFAPRIVVDPKPTTTDIGSDVTLTCVWVGNPPLTLTWTKKDSNMVLSNSNQLLLKSVTQADAGTYTCRAIVPRIGVAEREVPLYVNGPPIISSEAVQYAVRGDGGKVECFIGSTPPPDRIAWAWKENFLEVGTLERYTVERTNSGSGVLSTLTINNVMEADFQTHYNCTAWNSFGPGTAIIQLEEREVLPVGIIAGATIGAGILLTFSFVVLVFFLYRRRKGSRKDVTLRKLDIKVETVNREPLTMHSDREDDTASVSTATRVMKAIYSSFKDDVDLKQDLRCDTIDTREEYEMKDPTNGYYNVRAHEDRPSSRAVLYADYRAPGPARFDGRPSSRLSHSSGYAQLSTYSRAPAADYPEPAAPGPAAPAGADTASQLSYENYSSHPFPGATGYPTYRLGYPQGPPSGLERTPFEAYDPIGKYATATRFSYTSQHSDYGQRFQQRMQTHV, encoded by the exons CCTGGCCACGGTACCGGGTCGTGGGCTCCGCGGACGCCGGGCAGTACAACCTGGAGATCACAGATGCCGAGCTCTCTGACGATGCCTCTTACGAATGCCAGGCCACGGAGGCCGCCCTGCGCTCCCGGCGGGCGAAGCTCACCGTGCTCA TCCCCCCTGAGGACACCAGGATCGATGGAGGCCCCGTACTGCTGCTGCAAGCAGGCATCCCCTACAACCTCACGTGCCGAGCCTTTAACGCCAAGCCTGCGGCGACCATCATCTGGTTCCGGGATGGGACGCAGCAGGAGGGCGCTGTGGCCAGCACG GAGCTGCTGAAGGACGGGAAGAGGGAGACCACCGTCAGCCTGCTGCTCATCAACCCCACAGACCTGGACATCGGGCGTGTCTTCACCTGCCGCAGCATGAACGAGGCCGCCCCCAGCGGCAGGGAGACCTCCATTGAGCTTGATGTGCACC ACCCTCCCACGGTGACCCTGTCCATCGAGCCACAGACGGTGCAGGAGGGCGAGCGTGTTGTCTTTACGTGCCAGGCCACAGCCAACCCTGAGATCCTGGGCTACAG ATGGGCCAAGGGCGGCTTCTCCATTGAAGATGCCCATGAGAGTCACTATGAGACAAATGTTGACTATTCCTTCTTCACGGAGCCTGTGTCCTGTGAGGTTTACAACAAAGTGGGCAGCACCAACGTCAGCACTTTAGTGAATGTCCACT TCGCCCCCCGGATTGTGGTTGACCCTAAACCTACGACTACAGACATTGGCTCTGATGTGACGCTCACCTGTGTCTGGGTTGGGAACccccccctcaccctcacctggaCCAAAAAGGACTCCAACATG GTGCTGAGTAACAGCAACCAGCTGCTGCTGAAGTCAGTGACTCAGGCAGACGCCGGCACCTACACCTGCCGGGCCATCGTGCCCCGCATCGGAGTGGCCGAGCGGGAGGTGCCGCTCTACGTGAACG GGCCCCCCATTATCTCCAGCGAGGCGGTGCAGTACGCTGTCAGGGGAGACGGCGGCAAGGTGGAGTGTTTCATCGGGAGCACACCTCCCCCAGACCGCATT GCGTGGGCCTGGAAGGAGAACTTCCTGGAGGTGGGGACCCTGGAACGCTACACTGTGGAGAGGACCAACTCCGGCAGCGGGGTGCTGTCCACACTCACCATCAACAACGTCATGGAGGCCGACTTTCAGACCCACTATAACTGCACTGCCTGGAACAGCTTCGGGCCAGGCACCGCCATCATCCAGCTGGAGGAGCGAG aggtgctgcctgtgggcatcATCGCCGGAGCCACCATCGGCGCGGGCATCCTGCTCACCTTCTCCTTCGTGGTCTTGGTGTTCTTCCTCTACCGGCGTCGCAAAGGCA GTCGCAAGGACGTGACCCTCAGGAAACTGGACATCAAGGTGGAGACGGTGAACCGTGAGCCACTCACCATGCACTCTGACCGGGAGGACGACACCGCCAGCGTCTCCACAGCCACCCGCGTCATGAAAGCCATCTACTCA TCCTTCAAGGACGACGTGGACTTAAAGCAGGACCTGCGCTGTGACACCATCGACACCCGGGAGGAGTATGAAATGAag GACCCCACCAATGGCTACTACAACGTGCGCGCCCACGAGGACCGGCCGTCCTCCCGGGCGGTGCTCTACGCGGACTaccgcgcccccggccccgcccgcttCGACGGCCGCCCGTCCTCCCGCCTCTCGCACTCGAGCGGCTACGCGCAGCTCAGCACCTACAGCCGCGCGCCCGCCGCCGACTACCCCGAGCCCgcggcccccggccccgccgcgcCCGCCGGCGCCGACACGGCCAGCCAGCTGTCCTACGAGAACTACAGCTCCCACCCCTTCCCCGGGGCGACGGGGTACCCCACCTACCGCCTGGGCTACCCCCAGGGCCCCCCCTCCGGCCTGGAGCGGACCCCCTTCGAGGCCTACGACCCCATCGGCAAGTACGCCACGGCCACGCGCTTCTCCTACACGTCGCAGCACTCGGACTACGGCCAGCGCTTCCAGCAGCGCATGCAGACGCACGTGTAG
- the KIRREL1 gene encoding kin of IRRE-like protein 1 isoform X1 — protein MLSLLVWILTLSDTFSQGTQTRFSQEPADQTVVAGQRAVLPCVLLNYSGIVQWTKDGLALGMGQGLKAWPRYRVVGSADAGQYNLEITDAELSDDASYECQATEAALRSRRAKLTVLIPPEDTRIDGGPVLLLQAGIPYNLTCRAFNAKPAATIIWFRDGTQQEGAVASTELLKDGKRETTVSLLLINPTDLDIGRVFTCRSMNEAAPSGRETSIELDVHHPPTVTLSIEPQTVQEGERVVFTCQATANPEILGYRWAKGGFSIEDAHESHYETNVDYSFFTEPVSCEVYNKVGSTNVSTLVNVHFAPRIVVDPKPTTTDIGSDVTLTCVWVGNPPLTLTWTKKDSNMGPRPPGSPPEAALSAQVLSNSNQLLLKSVTQADAGTYTCRAIVPRIGVAEREVPLYVNGPPIISSEAVQYAVRGDGGKVECFIGSTPPPDRIAWAWKENFLEVGTLERYTVERTNSGSGVLSTLTINNVMEADFQTHYNCTAWNSFGPGTAIIQLEEREVLPVGIIAGATIGAGILLTFSFVVLVFFLYRRRKGSRKDVTLRKLDIKVETVNREPLTMHSDREDDTASVSTATRVMKAIYSSFKDDVDLKQDLRCDTIDTREEYEMKDPTNGYYNVRAHEDRPSSRAVLYADYRAPGPARFDGRPSSRLSHSSGYAQLSTYSRAPAADYPEPAAPGPAAPAGADTASQLSYENYSSHPFPGATGYPTYRLGYPQGPPSGLERTPFEAYDPIGKYATATRFSYTSQHSDYGQRFQQRMQTHV, from the exons CCTGGCCACGGTACCGGGTCGTGGGCTCCGCGGACGCCGGGCAGTACAACCTGGAGATCACAGATGCCGAGCTCTCTGACGATGCCTCTTACGAATGCCAGGCCACGGAGGCCGCCCTGCGCTCCCGGCGGGCGAAGCTCACCGTGCTCA TCCCCCCTGAGGACACCAGGATCGATGGAGGCCCCGTACTGCTGCTGCAAGCAGGCATCCCCTACAACCTCACGTGCCGAGCCTTTAACGCCAAGCCTGCGGCGACCATCATCTGGTTCCGGGATGGGACGCAGCAGGAGGGCGCTGTGGCCAGCACG GAGCTGCTGAAGGACGGGAAGAGGGAGACCACCGTCAGCCTGCTGCTCATCAACCCCACAGACCTGGACATCGGGCGTGTCTTCACCTGCCGCAGCATGAACGAGGCCGCCCCCAGCGGCAGGGAGACCTCCATTGAGCTTGATGTGCACC ACCCTCCCACGGTGACCCTGTCCATCGAGCCACAGACGGTGCAGGAGGGCGAGCGTGTTGTCTTTACGTGCCAGGCCACAGCCAACCCTGAGATCCTGGGCTACAG ATGGGCCAAGGGCGGCTTCTCCATTGAAGATGCCCATGAGAGTCACTATGAGACAAATGTTGACTATTCCTTCTTCACGGAGCCTGTGTCCTGTGAGGTTTACAACAAAGTGGGCAGCACCAACGTCAGCACTTTAGTGAATGTCCACT TCGCCCCCCGGATTGTGGTTGACCCTAAACCTACGACTACAGACATTGGCTCTGATGTGACGCTCACCTGTGTCTGGGTTGGGAACccccccctcaccctcacctggaCCAAAAAGGACTCCAACATG gggcccaggcctcctggctccccaCCCGAGGCTGCTCTCTCTGCCCAGGTGCTGAGTAACAGCAACCAGCTGCTGCTGAAGTCAGTGACTCAGGCAGACGCCGGCACCTACACCTGCCGGGCCATCGTGCCCCGCATCGGAGTGGCCGAGCGGGAGGTGCCGCTCTACGTGAACG GGCCCCCCATTATCTCCAGCGAGGCGGTGCAGTACGCTGTCAGGGGAGACGGCGGCAAGGTGGAGTGTTTCATCGGGAGCACACCTCCCCCAGACCGCATT GCGTGGGCCTGGAAGGAGAACTTCCTGGAGGTGGGGACCCTGGAACGCTACACTGTGGAGAGGACCAACTCCGGCAGCGGGGTGCTGTCCACACTCACCATCAACAACGTCATGGAGGCCGACTTTCAGACCCACTATAACTGCACTGCCTGGAACAGCTTCGGGCCAGGCACCGCCATCATCCAGCTGGAGGAGCGAG aggtgctgcctgtgggcatcATCGCCGGAGCCACCATCGGCGCGGGCATCCTGCTCACCTTCTCCTTCGTGGTCTTGGTGTTCTTCCTCTACCGGCGTCGCAAAGGCA GTCGCAAGGACGTGACCCTCAGGAAACTGGACATCAAGGTGGAGACGGTGAACCGTGAGCCACTCACCATGCACTCTGACCGGGAGGACGACACCGCCAGCGTCTCCACAGCCACCCGCGTCATGAAAGCCATCTACTCA TCCTTCAAGGACGACGTGGACTTAAAGCAGGACCTGCGCTGTGACACCATCGACACCCGGGAGGAGTATGAAATGAag GACCCCACCAATGGCTACTACAACGTGCGCGCCCACGAGGACCGGCCGTCCTCCCGGGCGGTGCTCTACGCGGACTaccgcgcccccggccccgcccgcttCGACGGCCGCCCGTCCTCCCGCCTCTCGCACTCGAGCGGCTACGCGCAGCTCAGCACCTACAGCCGCGCGCCCGCCGCCGACTACCCCGAGCCCgcggcccccggccccgccgcgcCCGCCGGCGCCGACACGGCCAGCCAGCTGTCCTACGAGAACTACAGCTCCCACCCCTTCCCCGGGGCGACGGGGTACCCCACCTACCGCCTGGGCTACCCCCAGGGCCCCCCCTCCGGCCTGGAGCGGACCCCCTTCGAGGCCTACGACCCCATCGGCAAGTACGCCACGGCCACGCGCTTCTCCTACACGTCGCAGCACTCGGACTACGGCCAGCGCTTCCAGCAGCGCATGCAGACGCACGTGTAG